In Kutzneria kofuensis, the DNA window CGCAAGCCTGGGCCCCGTCAGCCGATCCCTCAATGTGGAAGGGCCGGTCGGGGTCACAGTGATTTACTCCATGTTTTGGCCCATCGCGGCCGATTGGTCGTATCGTTGAAGGCACACCGAGACCCCCGCCGCTCCCTCCCCCCTGAGCGGCGGGCCCAGTGCCGGAGCCCCGCTCACCCCCGTGCGGGGCTCCGGTCATTTCCCAGGGAGTCCTGTGATGGCGACCACCTTCCACGAGGCTGCCGACGCCGCTGATCTCGTGGTCGACGTGCTGCTCGACGCGGTTGTCCCGATGGACGAGGGCACCGCGGAGAGCCGGATCGAGCTGCTGAACGGCCTGGCCCTGGCGGCCGAGGCGCTGCGCGCGGCCGGCCGCGGCGACCAGGCCCTCGCCGACGAGCTCGGCCGGTCGGCCAGCGCCAACTTCGACCGGGTGGACCCGATCGAGCTGATGCTGCTGCGCGGCTGACGGTCGAAGTCGAAACAATTTCGGCCCGCTCTTGATCAACGCTGTCGCCGGGCCCGGGACAACAGGGTCTGCAGCACGACAACCACCACCAGCACCGCGCCGCTGACCACGGCCTGCATGTTCGAGTTGAACCGGCCCAGCTGGTTGATCAGCTCCTGGATCACGAACAGCAGCGCCACCCCGGCCAGCGTGCCGCTCACCGCGCCCGCGCCGCCGGTCAGCATGGTGCCGCCGATCACAACGGCGGCGATGGCGTTCAGCTCCAGCCCGACCCCGATCACGGTGACGCCGGAACCCAGCTGTGCGGCGGACATCACGCCGGCGAAGCCGGCCAGCAGCCCGGAGATCACGTACACGCTGATCTTGGTGCGGGCCACCGGCAACCCCATCAGCGAGGCCGCGTCCTCGTTGCCGCCCACCGCGAACAGCCGCATGCCGAACGGTGTGCGTTGCAGCACAACGCCTCCGGCGAGATAGGCGACCACCGCGATCACCACCAGCACGGTGCCGTCGCCGAGCCAGCGGAACGCCGAGCCGGCCGGCACCAGGTACGTCGTCGAGCCCTCGCTGGTGATCAGCTGCAGCAGGCCGCGGGCGAACAGCAGCCCGCACAGCGTCACGATGAACGGCGCCATCCGCAGCCGCGCGATCAACGTGCCCTGGATCAGTCCGATGACGCCGCTCACCACCAGCGGCAGGATCAGCGCGCCGGCCAGGCCCCAGCGCGTCGACCCGTACGCCGCCAGCACACCGGCCAGCGCGTACACCGAACCCACGGACAGGTCGATGCCGCCGCTGATGATCACCAGCGTCATGCCGAGCGCGATCATCGCTAGGAAGCTGGCCTGCACCGCCAGGTTGCCCAGCGTGTACGCGGTCAGGAAGGTGCGGAACATCAGGCCGCCGGCGGCCAGGAGGACGACCAGCACGACCAGAGCGCCGTGCCGTTGGATCGCCGCGATCATCGTCCGTTCCTCCTCTCCCGCTGCACCAGCACCGCGGCGGCGATCAGCGCCGCCTCCAGCATCTGCGTCACCGACGCCGGCACGTCGTGCTTGATCAACGTGGCCGAGATCAGCTGCATCAGCAGCGCGCCGGCGACGGTGCCGATCACCCGCACCCGGCCGCCGGTCAGCGGCGTGCCGCCGACCACCACCGCCGTGATCGCGGACAGCTCGATCAGCAGGCCGAGGCTGGACGGGTCGCTCGCGGTGAGCCGCGCGCTGGCCAGCACGCCGGCGATCGCCGCGAACACCCCGGACAGCATGTACACGGTGAGCAGCGTGCGCTTGACCGGCAGGCCGGCGAACTCGGCGGCCCGGCGGTTGCCGCCGACCGCGACCAGCTGCCGGCCGAACGTCGTGCGCTCCACCAGCAACGCCACGATGACCACCAGCACCAGCGCCACCAGCACGGTCAGCGGGATGCCGATGACCGACGACGAGCCCAGCGCCAGCAGATCCGGGTTGTACAGCTGCTTCAGCTGCCCGTTGGCGATCACCAGCGCCAGTCCTCGGCCG includes these proteins:
- a CDS encoding ABC transporter permease yields the protein MIAAIQRHGALVVLVVLLAAGGLMFRTFLTAYTLGNLAVQASFLAMIALGMTLVIISGGIDLSVGSVYALAGVLAAYGSTRWGLAGALILPLVVSGVIGLIQGTLIARLRMAPFIVTLCGLLFARGLLQLITSEGSTTYLVPAGSAFRWLGDGTVLVVIAVVAYLAGGVVLQRTPFGMRLFAVGGNEDAASLMGLPVARTKISVYVISGLLAGFAGVMSAAQLGSGVTVIGVGLELNAIAAVVIGGTMLTGGAGAVSGTLAGVALLFVIQELINQLGRFNSNMQAVVSGAVLVVVVVLQTLLSRARRQR
- a CDS encoding ABC transporter permease; protein product: MSSASTLIRRTAIRDYGVYLALIVLVVVNVVITPNFITTDNLRTQLVQVVPTLVVALGMALVIGTEGIDLSVGSVMAIAAALLPLYLGYGVVASILVCLVAGALAGLLNGSLVTFAGVQPIVATLALLVGGRGLALVIANGQLKQLYNPDLLALGSSSVIGIPLTVLVALVLVVIVALLVERTTFGRQLVAVGGNRRAAEFAGLPVKRTLLTVYMLSGVFAAIAGVLASARLTASDPSSLGLLIELSAITAVVVGGTPLTGGRVRVIGTVAGALLMQLISATLIKHDVPASVTQMLEAALIAAAVLVQRERRNGR